The genomic segment CTTTTGTTGAATTAATTATCGGTCATCAGTGTCTGGTAAAGGGGTGGGGTGTTAGTGGCCCCATGCGGCCCCCCTCCTCACTCAGTGCAGGTCGGGAGTcaatttaaaaatcaataaatagtAAACATGAGGAAACCATGAAGGACTAACTCCAGTACAAAACGGTGAACACACACCAAAAGGGattaaagcatgaaaaatagaaaagttcttataataatatttgactataggatttattttttgtaaatatatttgcCCGTTTCAGTGAAACTCTTTTATGAAGACTTActgaatgattttaaaaagaagtatAGAAATGTCAGTAAAATTTACTTCATGGTAAATAATCAGTTTGTTGCACTGATGAAGTTTCTTAAatgtcatttaatttaattgtttttaatcgTGTGTTTAGCTTTACATTGATTAAGCATTGCTATTTGCGTTTGgagttaaaaaatatacattttgaaaaaacacatcatcttGTTTATCACAAGACATTATAATTGTCTTGTTTTATCAGTTTGGCCCTCTGACATTCAGAACAAAGCTAAAGTTGTCCTCTCGATGACCAAAGTTGCCTTCCCTGGTCGAGAATATTCAATCTGAAATGAACTATGGATCATTATTTAAAGGTGGTTTCTCgaagtgttaaaaaatgatcgATCCGGTTGTCAGAATTAGCGATGATGCTTTGACTCTTTATGATGCATGCACGTCTAAAATTAatttatataattttaaaatcataaaatctGTCATTTCAAACATGGATGGTATCGGAAATGACAGAAGCTTTAAATTACCTTCAGATCTTAAGTCATATTTAACCAGAAGCTGTAAGACAAAAATGTGCCTACAATgtacaaacactgaaataacaCACAACTTATTTGTGCAAGTTATACAGAGTGcatttttatcaatgaaaactaAGAAATTACCAAATATTTGGTGTCTAGGTCTTctatttctgttgccatggtaacaatcAGGTATCGATGTTGTTTGATTTCtattatttataacatttattCCTATTTATAAGTTTGAAAATCTGGTATCGTGACGACCTTGCTAATTTCTACATTGCTCTCGGATGGACTCAAATTGCAACAGAGAGgaacaaaacaaggaaaaatcTAGTCTTCATGATAAATATAGTGGATTATTAAAAGAGGATGGTGTAGAGATGAGCTGCTGACGTCACAAATAACATAAAAGTAATAACTCTGACATAGCGTTTTTTATTCCCATAACATTCATTTGTAGGACCTGAGAAATGGGAAGAGGATTATCCCGTAGCTAACGGCCCGAGACAGTCTCCCATCAACATCGTCCCCAAAGAGGCTCAGTACGACTCTTCTCTGAAGCCTCTGAAGCTCCGTTATGACCCCTCCAACGCCAATGGCATCCTGAACAACGGACACTCCTTCCAGGTGGACTTTGTGGATGATGAAGACAGCTCCAGTGAGTACAGATCTGTGACAactcagaaacacaaaacactggtgcacacatgtaaacatagtTATGCTTGATTGTTTTTGTATACTTGTTTCATCCCTGCACCAAAAGATTATTTCTGATGCAACAGTAAAAgcttgtacaacatggacagTTATGTAATGGTGCTGGTAATCTGTATCTGTTCATCTGGTTCTTGCCTCCACCCTGCTGTCTGTTCTgaagcagataagacagcatcTGATGGTGTCAGCGCTCAGTGGACCTCACTGTGCTGCACTCACACTTTCTACATTCATCCTGCAGTGCTGTGATAGAAAAAGACAGTATATTAAGAATAATGGCCTGGAAAACCTTAAGATACAATACATAAAGGAAACACTCTGAGATTAAAATATTTCGCTTTCTGCTCCCTCTATCTGCTCCGTGACCGTCCCAAGGTTAAATTCACAAAGCATATACAGTAGGGCTAGTGATATTCAGGCACAAATACGCTGCGTGTAGTTTGCTCGTTTTGTCCctgaatgtggagagaagtgttctgcacctttactctgcacagagctgcactctcatgCTGACGGAGCTCAGTCCTGTTCACATAAAGATAATGAGctaggaggggaggggaaactTGTAAAACTTTATTGTGAGGCCAGACTTGAAATATGTGATATCTTAATTCAAAAAGAGCTTAGATAGATATGTGCACACAAAAAATTATATATTGCAATGTAttctgaagaggaaactgtCTTGATTGTTGACTGTGTATGACCATTGTAATAAagtgagaaaaagaaggaaagaaaataaattctgtATGTGATAATGAGTTTCACCTTACAAAAGTGAGCCTCCTCCTTGAATGAAGTAAACAAGGACAACTCAAAGCAAGAATAAAACAACTTGAGTCCTTGTGCGTAACGGCTTCAGACAGTCTGCATGTCAAAGTAATGTTTACAGACTTCATTTACAGATTGTTAAGTTTTCAGTCATACGGAGGCGGAGTTGTTTTGCTGATTAATGGAAAAGTTTGAGTGTGACATCTCTCATAAATACTCAGCTCTCAGCAGActgtcatgttttcattctATCTGTTTGTGCCTGTAATCGCAGGTGTTTGTGAATCAGACGCTTTCTGCTACGCGGCAGATTTGCATAGAAAGGGGCCAAGTTTTCCCCCTAATTACTGCAAGATGGTTCATTTCAATACACATAAACAGCACATACGCACAGAGACACTTTTTGCACTGCAGCAAGAGGACCATTTaatctcctgtgtgtgttttatgaattAGGTCTTGGGCGGTCTTTTAACTTATATGTCCACAGGTTTAACGGTTGCAAAGGCCAGACAATCCTTCGATGAATCAGGCCCTGTGTGTACTATAGCACCAaatattgttttcattgattgAAAATGACTCTCCCTGACCTTCACTGATATCTGATGTTAGTATGTGTAATACAAAtgtttcagattcatttaaatgtgtgtaaCAGTCGAGAGTAAATCTCTTGAGTGTGTCTTTGatggctctgttttttttcttccaaccAGCTCTCACTGGAGGTCCTATTTCTGGAACGTACCGTCTGAAGCAGTTTCATTTCCACTGGGGAGCCGGTGATGACAGAGGCTCCGAGCACACTGTCAACGGGATCAAGTTCCCCTGTGAGGTACTGACGCTGCACCAGCTTGTGATGgagatttacacacacatcctcactTCAGTCAGGAGAGTAAATGGCCTGGACTATTGGTGCTAATGGTGGTGTGTTTAGGTATTTTTCAACAGATGTAAGCAAAACGAACAATGGACTCAACAACAGCTTGTTATGATACTCAGGTTTAAGGTATGGCAGTGACTCCTAGGGCCTTATTTTGATGGTGTAAAGCACGTTGTCTGAAGCGATTTTGGGTGTCTGACTATATTTTGGTATTTCCGCATCGCACGATCTTGGTGCAGAGCTCAAAGTTGATGGATTACGCATAGGTGTGTTTTGGGTGTAACATGAtttaaaccaatcagagtgtcagATCCCATTCCCTGTAACTGCCAGATGCACCTACAGGCGAGcaacatcagaaaaaaacatcagaaagacACGGTATATAATCTGCATgaggcacaaaaacacaacctcaTTGATTATTAAAATCTCTGTCTGCTATAGTGTTGGTTTGAACAATAGTTATGTGCAAGCTTGATTTTAAATCCAACTCTCTGATGCATGAGAGtgtgtaagtgtttttagaCAGAACGCACATTAGAAAGCGTGTGCAAAGAGGAGAAGTTAGTATAAACAGAAACATATGCTCAGGCCTCTGTCCCTATGAAAACTCAATTTGATTATTGGTTATTTAATTGTGGAGTAgtgcatcctgtgtgtgtgcattaagaGTAAATCAGCAGGTAATAAGTGAAGCGGGgttcacactacaagataatcaggCTGATTATTAGCACAGATTCTCCTCTTCCCACAATCCTGAGCAAAGTCCTGATTTTGTTCTAATGGTTCTAAAAATCATCTCGTTAGATGACCCTGTGGTTTGAGGTGTGTTGACGGTGATGCAATCTGCTCGGAAAGATGTCAGGGCCACCCCTATTTCAAATGGGAAAATATCTAACATGTTCAGTATTTACCTGGATTGTCAAGTCGAACGAAACCTTAGCCGATTAGGAAgcgagctgactgaagaaggAAGAACAAAGACCACGAAAGACCGCGAATCAATTCACTCACCTCCACCTCATTTTGCAACGTGTATTGGTCACGTTCACACCGGCCttatgtctttctttttaattacaattctttgtttgtgatttttttgggtCAAAAAGTAGTCCAAAAAACGACCACAAATTCTTCCTTCCTGTCGTCCGCCATCTTTGTTTACCGGTGCTCTAAAgtcatgtttgattatttgaaGATTCGGCGagaaatacgttttttttaGAGTCAGGAATCTGTGATTGCGTGGAGAGCAGCGATGGTACTACCACCACACAATAGGAATGAAACAGTTTGATCTATCAGTGTTTGTCGTCATGtgttaagtttttaaaaaagctttttgttGTGGGCCTGGCATTAGAGTCATGTATAATCACACACCACCATGTTGTTCAATCATGGAGACATATTCACTTGATTGTCTCTTCTGAACACTGTCTCATTGTTTTAATCTTAAGTATTGTTCTTGGTCAGTTCTGGATAAATGACCCGCTCTCTGCAGCCCGTGTCTTTAAagtcaaatgttgtttttttttctcggtAGCTTCACCTGGTGCACTGGAACACTTCTTACCCGAGCTTTGGAGAGGCAGCCAGTCAGCCTGATGGACTCGCTGTGGTCGGGGTCTTCCTCAAGGTGAGTTATGACAGATTTCAGCCGGAAGTGTTTTTAACTCAAACTAAAACACAGAATGGTTAACACTTGGATGAGAAGaggtttgattgtgtgtgttgtgcttcagATCGGTGCTGCCAATCCCAGACTGCAGAAAGTTCTGGATGCCCTGGAGGCCATTAAGTCCAAGGTAAAAAGAAGAGGAGCTtttctggttaaaaaatatgttcatgattgattgattgacgtCTCTGATTTGATTGTTAGTTCAATAAGAATTTTCCTTCctcaccctctccctcccttccttctctcctcGATGGCTGCAGGGCAAACAAACGACCTTTCCAAACTTTGATGCAAAGACACTCCTTCCTGCTTCTCTGGATTATTGGACTTATGACGGCtctctgaccacgccccccctGTTGGAGAGCGTCACCTGGATTGTCCTCAAGGAGCCAATCAGTGTCAGCCCTGCACAGGTACTTAACATGTCTCACACACTTATTTCTATGAAAGCGATGCATATCATTGAGTGATCCGCCATCTTTCCCTCCTGTgattttttataaaagaaacatggcAACACCGGCTCTCTGTGACAGGTGCCACATCGGGGGTGTTTGTACATAGAGAATGATGATTTCAGCATTATCGTTGTATTCATTCACTTTCTCTTCAGATGGTCAAAGTCTCAATGTTGCTCTTCTGACTTTGGCATGTTCATGATCAAAGATATTATGTGACAACAACAAAGATGTTGTCAATCCGCTCTGCCTACTACTACTATCCCCAGTTTCCTATATTCACTGCCCCATCTAATTGGGGCAAACAGatctctatttttttaaatcccagtTTTGGCTGCCTAGGACTTCaattgcataaaaaaaaagatcaaaacacATATCGGTATCACTTCATTTTTCTAGAATTCTATCAGACTTTTTGAAAATCTGGTATCGTAACCCAGCCGCAACCTCTGTAGTTGAAAATGGCGCCAATGCAGACGTGCAAAAATCTGAAGTCCATCCAGTGCCCACTTgatgctggctgcagaagcaccatgactggttcaaaaaacaaagtcatgaaGGAGCAGTGTTATCCATAATTAGGCGCctggctgacctgattgacaggcaggcACGGTGAAGACTTATGACCTGCCTCATCTCCAGCTTATTGCCTGGTGTgaggttgactgaaagtaagGTTGAGAGAGCAATTCCTATCCATTTCTGTAGTAGGGACACAGTCAAAATGTCCAAATCCTTATAACTGACAGactaaaacatgtttacattactGGCCAATCAAATGAAATATAGGGGATTTTGACACGTTAGCTAAAAGTCCGTTGCTgatggctgtttggaggttGACCAACTTTCAAACAGATTTGTAGGTTTAATCCTTGAGCTCCTCCAGTCTGCATGTTTGCGCTTCTTTGGGCAAAGATGACCATTATTAGAATTAAACATTACGGCAATAATGTCCTGTAGTGTATCCCATACTCCTGAAAATGAACAACTCCAATCGGATCTCTGAACATGATTTCCATAACCCGTGTCCAGGCCTGCCACTGGAACATGTTGAGAGCACTAACACTGCTTGTCAGGTTCAAAGTATGCAGAGAAATATCTGAACCACCCGACTGCTTACCCATCGATATGGCTAGttacattgaaaatgttttcattgatttCAAAATTGCTTGTTAAAGTCGTAGCTACAAAGATGACAACTGAAGCTTCAGATTCAAAGAGGTATGGAGTAAATAATAGGGATTTGTGGGGCACCAGAGTGCAGCAAAGGCTGGAACAACAAACGATAAGACAAGGAGAAAAAGCCCTTCGACAACTTAAGGCCACAGCGACATGAGTTTCTGTTTTGGAAATAGAACGTTTGCTCCGCTCTGAATAAGGAAGCAAAAATGTAACGCTGAACTCTGTCTGGAAGGTCAACCAGCGACTGAAGTGAAGCCACAGCTGGATTACACACtgtacaacatttaaatatagcTATGTGGGTCATCATGTGAGTATTGAGTACATGTGTCTATGTGCTGGGACGTCCACACAAAagcctgtgtgtatttgtggcGGTTCTAAATACAGACGTTTGTCTTGGCAGCTCATCTTTTGTGGGCTCACCGTGTAACTTCAGCTTTTTCAGTCATGTAGTTTGCTGAAAGCGGGAAGTGTTCAACTTCAAATCAGAGAATAAAAGTGTGAAGGTTCAGAGAATCTGAGGGGGAAAATATAGGCAAGCCGTGTGATTGCAGAGCGTTTTGAtacagctgtacacacacactgtcgaCTTCAACTTGTCGACCAAACCAACAAATATCATCAAGGTTACAAGTACATTAGAGCAGGGCGTGTCGGAGCCTGGAGTGCCTTGTGTTTCACTCAGATTACTCTGACTGCCTGTATCTCCTGTGGCCTGTTTGCACACTATCTCTTCACATAATTTACGTTGCTGCACTGTATCTTCATATGATACACGCCCCCccatggagaagaggaggagctttTATACTCAGCTCTCCCTGCGTAAAGCCTGGATATGAATGATATGTGATTGTACAGAGGAATCTTTTAGTGTAGAAATGAGTAAACCAAACAGTGCGACACATAACTCAAATCCAGCGTGCAGGTCTCGCTGGTATATATGACGCAGTCTGTTTTTGGAGTCTCTGAGTGAAGAAAGGATTACGCTGTCTTCCTGTGTGCGTTCAGCAACAGTAAAGTCCACATCATGCAGCTTCTGAGCAGCTCCTTTAGTATTTTCACCATGTGGAGTTTGTGATCCTGCTAGCTTCAGGACGGTAtgagctctcagtctgtggtgAAAGTTGTAAAATGACGGACACACAGCCTGCAGGTCGAGCTGCACGACTCCGCTGGCCACTTGTGGAGTCTTTTCAATCCAACCAGAACTTGACAAggtttatttccttttttaatgaaGGATTATCACCACATGAGGAAGAGAAGATGGTAAAAAAAGTGACGTTGCCTACCTGGCACcgtatcccagcatgctttgtgcAGCAAAGCGGTCGCTCTCAAAACACAATAAATTGGGGTATGATGTCATCTGCATTTATCTGTAATGACGGCACATGTCTCTTTATACTGGTATAGTGTTTGAACGGGTATATATGACGCAGCTCActttttaaattagaaaaatCAAAAAGGTGTTAAAAGTGTTTCTAACACTGAATTTTACAGTCCTTAAAATCTCTATGAAATGTAATGATTGCTGAATGGGAATTGAAAACCCATTCGCTTGTTTATCGGCTTGCATGAGGAGATGTTGGTGATGCTATAGAATTGCTGCTTTAgtcatgccacacacacacacacacacacacacacacacacacacacatacacacacacagaggtgccGTGACATAATCTTCTCAAAACTGGTCTATTGAAAAACGTATATCCTTCACCTTGTTTGAAGATAAAGATACATTTGTTCATGATAGATCATAGCGTGCTGTCTTAAATGTGACCcttgttttggtgttttgaagtgaaaacttAAATGTTAGTGCATAACGAGAGGAAAACAACCTGATTTAAAGCAACAACCAATGAGGGCGCTGGGGTGAATTCAGGGTGATTCTTGTTGTGTGGACGCATCAAGAGATTCAGAACGGCATATTAAGAACATAAAAAGCATACACACTAGTTGTTTCTATTTTGTTTCCTTATTGGTAAAGACTTCTTCCCGATTAAACACAACGATGCTGTGCTATCCACACAATGTTTTGGTGGAAAGGACGACATAAAAATAACCTTATTCCATGTTTAACTTACTGAGTAGTACGTCACATTCAAGTTTCCATCAAATACATGACCTTTGATAATTTCATGACCTTGTGATGAAAGCATCTGTTATTCTGGACACCTGGTGCTCACCTACCTACTTGTGTGTGGTCTCACCAAGTGTTGTCATATCAAGTGATATCACAGATAAGGCTCAGGGAAAAAAAGGTCAGGCTACAAGGTTCATTATCATACTGTCCCCTAACACCCTGAACTCGCCCTTTATGAAAGCAGATTAAAAGATAACGATGCCTTCTCACTCTGATCAtgaaaacacatgttagttttCTGTAATTTGATGGGAATAAATGTCAGTTTATCTGTGTTTTTGAGACAGTTTCAATATTTTCACAAGAAgttgttttaacctttttgGCTTTGCCTGCAGATATTCTAGGGTTATAAAGAAGTGACAGCAGAATAATCTAAATGTATTCACAGATGGATCGTTTCTACACAGCTCAGAGGGTTTATGCTGTTAAGGACAGTACAGAAGTAGTTTCAGAGTCAGGGGTATTCTGCAGCACCATGTGCACATGGGGGAGAGCAACCTAACAGGGTGGGGGAGTGGGGGGGAAGAGGGTGCTGCCCTGTACGCTGCATTGAGCTGACGCTGAACTGGACCAAGTGAAGCAGCTGATTGCATTAAACACCGATGGCTGATGTTAGAAAATCATTTAATGGGATATTAACCTCAGTCTGTGCAGCAGTGGAAGAAACATGACTGTTTACTGGTCTGTTCCCCCCTCGACATTTGGCCTTCTGGGGAAACAAGAGCTCATGGGAATGTTTCATCCATCTGGTTTCTAGGCAACACGCTCTCTGTTTGACATTCGTACttgaaatgatttgtttctGATTTAGTGTAACCTTTAATTCTAAGAAGAGCAACGTTTTAGAgagatgaaaaatgtatttttacagagagagatgataaat from the Labrus bergylta chromosome 4, fLabBer1.1, whole genome shotgun sequence genome contains:
- the cahz gene encoding carbonic anhydrase, producing the protein MSHGWGYGAHNGPEKWEEDYPVANGPRQSPINIVPKEAQYDSSLKPLKLRYDPSNANGILNNGHSFQVDFVDDEDSSTLTGGPISGTYRLKQFHFHWGAGDDRGSEHTVNGIKFPCELHLVHWNTSYPSFGEAASQPDGLAVVGVFLKIGAANPRLQKVLDALEAIKSKGKQTTFPNFDAKTLLPASLDYWTYDGSLTTPPLLESVTWIVLKEPISVSPAQMAMFRSLLFTGEEETPCCMADNYRPPQPLKGRQVRASFK